Genomic window (Caldisericia bacterium):
CCTTTTTTACTCCATTTACTTGCATATATGGGTTATTGATTTGAAGGATAATTATTATTTGATCTAAAGATTGTTGAAGTGATTGACTTTGAAATTTCTGATTTGAGTTTATAGTTTTAAATATAACCATGTGTAGATTAAGATAAAAGAATAAAAAAATTAACGAGAAAACAATTAATTTTTTCATTTTTTCACCTCAAAATAAAAGATTTGAAAGTAATTAAATTATATTAAGACATTATTCTTAATTTTCTTTAATTACTTTTATGATTTTATTTTAAATTAAATTTGTTATGTTTCAAGGTGAATAATATAATTAAATTAATGGACATTTCTATAAGTGAGAAAATCTTCGTTGAATTAAACAAAATTGGAGTTTGAGTTTATTTTATATGGAGAGATGAAAAATTTATTATAGATAAAATTTTGTATGAAGAAAGGAAAGTCGATTTAAAAAGAAAGTGGTATCAAAGAAGACATAAGAAAATTTATGTGGTTAAAACAAAAGAGGGAAGAGTTTTTGAAATATATAAATCTTTAGGTTTTGGGAAAAGGGAATGGGTTTTATTTAAAGAATTAAAGAACTTTTAATAAAAATTGATAAAATTAAAATATATATAAAAATTAGGGAGGTGAAACTTTATGAATGATGCAGAAATTATTTTAAAATTAACTGAAATGAGGATGTCAGATAAAATTGATGATGCTTTTATCTGGATGTACACTCAATATAAAGCAGATTCATATGAGGAATTCAAAGAGAAATATCCAAGAGGAACCAAAGAGAGAAAATATTTCACAACTGTTTGCAACTTCTTTGAATTATGTGGAGTTCTTGTTTTAAGAGGATATTTAAATGAAGACCTCTTTTTTGATCTTGGTTTTGGACTTGATATTATGTGGAAAAAAGTAAAACCTATGATGGATGGATTTAGAAAAGAGACAAATGTAAGAATGTATGAAAATTTTGAACTTCTTTATAAAAAACATGAGGATTGGCTAAAAAGAAATCCACCAAAATTAGGATAGTTAATGCCTCTTTTATAAAAATTATCCTTTTAAAAATTCTTTTATAATATAATCTCTATATTCTTTGTAATCTAGGTAATTATCAATTACATATATGAGAAAATCATAATATTTTTCTTTATTTCTTGAAAAAAGAAGTTTTCCCTCTTTAAAAACATGATAGAGAAATGTAAATTCTAAATCATTCAAAATAACCAAATCAATTTTAAATCCTTTGAGTTTATTTTCAAGTATAATACCCAGTTCAATTATATAATCTAATTTATTTATTTTATCCAATAAATCCTTTTTTAAATAAATACCTATATCTATATCTTCAAATGGAGTATTCGAGATAAAACTTCCAAATATATATGCAAATTCAATTTCCTTTTTTCTTAAAAGTATTCCCCTTAATTTTGTAAAAATTTTCTTTTTTTCCAAACTTTCCAACTGTTTTCTCATACAATTCTTTATAAAAGATTTTCAATCTCTTTAATAAAAATTTTTATATCTTGCAAATTTTGTTTTAAAATCTTATATAT
Coding sequences:
- a CDS encoding DUF4760 domain-containing protein, which encodes MNDAEIILKLTEMRMSDKIDDAFIWMYTQYKADSYEEFKEKYPRGTKERKYFTTVCNFFELCGVLVLRGYLNEDLFFDLGFGLDIMWKKVKPMMDGFRKETNVRMYENFELLYKKHEDWLKRNPPKLG
- a CDS encoding nucleotidyltransferase domain-containing protein, with amino-acid sequence MEKKKIFTKLRGILLRKKEIEFAYIFGSFISNTPFEDIDIGIYLKKDLLDKINKLDYIIELGIILENKLKGFKIDLVILNDLEFTFLYHVFKEGKLLFSRNKEKYYDFLIYVIDNYLDYKEYRDYIIKEFLKG